The following coding sequences are from one Pseudoalteromonas aliena SW19 window:
- a CDS encoding DUF3334 family protein, with translation MSKSKVISTDDILATLCHSVTGVLTSASGNGISYSAMVQKITRTCMRPDIGCFVLFDGGFTGLVITNFTSQAAMEIYGDYMRNMGMPEEEIAHSHLSDDVSNVLGELMNQIVGDFTSKVREQLHTSITQNQPKMMAINKQVQISVDTTMDRPQARRVTFTTSKQNIFYLELAMDKTEFIKLHDFDIVEAIDPDDIIENEAKQQAEKSKAAASSGQDDDDDDFMAGLGL, from the coding sequence ATGAGTAAAAGTAAGGTTATTAGTACAGACGATATCTTAGCAACCCTGTGTCACTCGGTAACAGGTGTGCTTACATCAGCCAGCGGTAATGGCATTAGTTATTCTGCTATGGTTCAAAAAATAACACGTACTTGTATGCGACCAGACATTGGTTGTTTTGTATTGTTTGATGGTGGTTTTACCGGTCTTGTAATTACAAACTTTACCTCGCAAGCTGCGATGGAAATTTATGGCGATTACATGCGCAATATGGGTATGCCTGAAGAAGAAATAGCGCACAGCCATTTATCTGATGATGTGTCTAACGTGTTAGGTGAGTTAATGAACCAAATTGTTGGCGACTTTACTTCAAAAGTGCGCGAGCAATTACACACCTCTATCACGCAAAATCAGCCAAAAATGATGGCAATTAACAAACAAGTTCAGATCTCGGTAGATACTACGATGGATCGCCCACAAGCCCGCCGCGTAACGTTTACCACCAGTAAGCAAAATATCTTTTATCTAGAGCTTGCTATGGATAAAACTGAGTTTATTAAACTGCATGATTTTGACATTGTAGAAGCTATAGACCCTGATGACATCATTGAGAATGAAGCAAAGCAACAAGCTGAAAAATCTAAAGCGGCTGCGTCTTCTGGACAAGATGATGACGATGACGACTTCATGGCAGGCTTAGGGCTTTAA
- a CDS encoding M48 metallopeptidase family protein encodes MSEYARYFTGYPANIVEQVLSLISNNKVCDYLLKKYPQAHTITSDKLLYSYATELKKQYLKNAPPFGRAAFKKQGDMITNALGTHTYRMQGKTRKHDLAINSDLLRAPEPLLKALVVHELAHFKEKDHNKSFYQLCCHMEPSYHQLELDLRIFCVVVAMGANPYN; translated from the coding sequence ATGAGTGAATACGCACGTTACTTTACCGGCTACCCAGCTAACATTGTTGAGCAAGTATTAAGCCTTATAAGTAACAACAAGGTATGTGACTACTTACTTAAAAAGTATCCGCAAGCACACACTATTACCAGCGATAAACTACTTTATAGCTACGCCACAGAGCTTAAAAAACAGTATTTAAAAAACGCCCCACCGTTTGGTCGTGCGGCATTTAAAAAGCAAGGCGACATGATCACTAATGCACTTGGTACACATACGTATCGTATGCAAGGTAAAACCCGCAAACACGATTTAGCAATAAACAGCGACTTGCTGCGTGCCCCAGAGCCATTACTAAAAGCGTTAGTGGTACATGAGCTTGCCCACTTTAAAGAAAAAGATCACAACAAAAGCTTTTACCAACTGTGCTGCCATATGGAGCCGAGTTATCATCAGTTAGAATTAGATTTACGAATTTTTTGTGTGGTAGTGGCGATGGGGGCAAATCCTTATAACTAG